Proteins from a genomic interval of Pseudomonas silesiensis:
- the purL gene encoding phosphoribosylformylglycinamidine synthase yields MLILRGAPALSAFRHSKLLEQLSQKVPAVSGLYAEFAHFAEVTGVLTGDEQQVLARLLKYGPSVPVQEPTGRLFLVLPRFGTISPWSSKASDIARNCGLSKIQRLERGIAFYVAGQFSESEAQLISDALHDRMTQIVLASLEQAAGLFSHAEPKPLTAIDVLGGGRAALEKANTELGLALAEDEIDYLVNAFVGLKRNPHDIELMMFAQANSEHCRHKIFNASWDIDGQSQEKSLFGMIKNTYVMHSEGVLSAYKDNASVIVGNVAGRFFPDPETRQYGAVQEPVHILMKVETHNHPTAIAPFPGASTGSGGEIRDEGATGRGAKPKAGLTGFTVSNLQIPGFEQPWEVPYGKPERIVTALDIMIEGPLGGAAFNNEFGRPALTGYFRTFEQSITTPRGDEVRGYHKPIMLAGGMGNIRAEHVQKGEITVGSKLIVLGGPAMLIGLGGGAASSMATGTSSADLDFASVQRENPEMERRCQEVIDRCWQLGDKNPISFIHDVGAGGLSNAFPELVNDGNRGGRFELRNIPNDEPGMAPHEIWSNESQERYVLAVGPADFERFQAICERERCPFAVVGEATAEPQLTVTDSHFGNSPVDMPLEVLLGKAPRMHRSAVRENELGDDFDPSTLEIADCVERVLHHPAVASKSFLITIGDRTITGLVARDQMVGPWQVPVADVAVTATSFDVYTGEAMAMGERTPLALLDAPASGRMAIGETLTNIAASRINKISDIKLSANWMSAAGHPGEDARLYDTVKAVGMELCPDLGITIPVGKDSMSMATRWNDNGEDKTVTSPMSLIVTGFAPVADIRQTLTPELRMDKGTTDLILIDLGRGQNRMGASILAQVHGKLGSQAPDVDDAEDLKAFFAVIQGLNADGHLLAYHDRSDGGLLTSVVEMAFAGHCGLSLNLDGLAETSADIAAILFNEELGAVIQVRQDATPDILAQFSAAGLGECVSVIGQPMNNGQINITFNGETVFEGQRRLLQRQWAETSYQIQRLRDNADCAEQEFDVLLEEDNPGLSVKLSYDVNQDVAAPYIKKGIRPQVAVLREQGVNGQVEMAAAFDRAGFNAIDVHMSDILAGRVDLNEFKGLVACGGFSYGDVLGAGEGWAKSALFNSRARDAFQGFFERNDSFTLGVCNGCQMMSNLHELIPGSEFWPHFVRNRSEQFEARVAMVQVQESNSIFLQGMAGSRMPIAIAHGEGHAEFASEEALLEADLSGCVAMRFVDNHGKVTESYPANPNGSPRGITGLTSRDGRVTIMMPHPERVFRAVQNSWRSEDWNEDAPWMRMFRNARVWVN; encoded by the coding sequence ATGTTGATCCTGCGCGGCGCTCCTGCCCTTTCTGCCTTTCGCCACAGCAAACTCCTTGAGCAACTGAGCCAGAAGGTTCCGGCTGTCAGTGGCTTGTATGCTGAATTCGCTCACTTCGCCGAAGTTACCGGCGTCCTGACCGGCGACGAACAGCAGGTGCTTGCGCGCCTTCTGAAGTACGGCCCAAGCGTTCCAGTACAAGAGCCAACCGGTCGTCTGTTTCTGGTGTTGCCACGTTTTGGCACTATCTCGCCGTGGTCCAGTAAAGCCAGCGACATCGCCCGCAACTGTGGGCTGAGCAAGATCCAGCGTCTGGAACGCGGCATCGCGTTCTACGTCGCCGGCCAGTTCAGCGAGTCTGAAGCGCAACTGATTTCCGATGCGCTGCACGACCGCATGACCCAGATCGTCCTCGCCAGCCTTGAACAGGCTGCCGGCCTGTTCAGCCACGCCGAGCCCAAGCCCCTGACCGCGATCGACGTGCTGGGTGGCGGCCGCGCCGCGCTGGAAAAAGCCAACACCGAGCTGGGCCTGGCCCTGGCCGAAGACGAGATCGACTACCTGGTCAACGCCTTCGTCGGCTTGAAGCGCAACCCGCACGATATCGAACTGATGATGTTCGCCCAGGCGAACTCCGAGCACTGCCGTCACAAGATCTTCAACGCCAGTTGGGACATCGACGGTCAGAGCCAGGAAAAAAGCCTGTTCGGCATGATCAAGAACACCTACGTGATGCACAGCGAAGGCGTGCTGTCCGCTTACAAGGACAACGCTTCGGTGATCGTCGGCAACGTCGCCGGCCGATTCTTCCCGGACCCTGAAACCCGCCAGTACGGCGCGGTGCAGGAACCGGTGCACATCCTGATGAAAGTCGAAACCCACAACCACCCGACCGCGATCGCCCCGTTCCCGGGCGCGTCCACCGGTAGCGGTGGCGAGATCCGCGACGAAGGCGCCACCGGTCGCGGCGCCAAGCCCAAGGCTGGCCTGACCGGTTTCACCGTGTCCAACCTGCAGATCCCGGGCTTCGAGCAGCCGTGGGAAGTGCCGTACGGCAAGCCTGAGCGCATCGTGACCGCGCTGGACATCATGATCGAAGGCCCACTGGGGGGCGCCGCGTTCAACAACGAATTCGGCCGTCCGGCCCTGACCGGTTACTTCCGTACCTTCGAACAGTCGATCACCACCCCCCGTGGCGACGAGGTTCGTGGTTACCACAAGCCGATCATGCTGGCCGGCGGCATGGGTAACATCCGTGCCGAACACGTGCAGAAAGGCGAGATCACCGTCGGCTCCAAGCTGATTGTGCTCGGCGGCCCGGCGATGCTGATCGGCCTGGGCGGCGGCGCGGCTTCCTCCATGGCCACCGGCACCAGCTCTGCAGACCTGGACTTCGCTTCCGTACAGCGCGAAAACCCGGAGATGGAGCGTCGCTGCCAGGAAGTCATCGACCGTTGCTGGCAGTTGGGCGACAAAAACCCGATCAGCTTCATCCACGACGTCGGCGCGGGCGGTCTGTCCAACGCCTTCCCGGAACTGGTCAACGACGGCAACCGTGGCGGTCGCTTCGAACTGCGCAACATTCCAAACGACGAGCCGGGCATGGCCCCGCACGAAATCTGGAGTAACGAATCCCAGGAACGTTACGTTCTGGCGGTGGGACCTGCGGACTTCGAACGCTTCCAGGCGATCTGCGAGCGCGAGCGCTGCCCGTTTGCCGTGGTTGGCGAAGCCACTGCCGAACCACAGCTTACGGTCACGGATAGCCACTTCGGCAACAGCCCGGTGGACATGCCACTCGAAGTGCTGCTGGGCAAAGCCCCGCGCATGCACCGTTCGGCCGTTCGCGAAAACGAGCTTGGCGACGATTTCGATCCGTCGACCCTGGAGATTGCCGACTGCGTAGAGCGCGTTCTGCATCACCCGGCCGTGGCCAGCAAAAGCTTCCTGATCACCATCGGCGACCGCACCATCACCGGCCTCGTGGCCCGTGACCAGATGGTCGGCCCATGGCAGGTTCCGGTAGCCGACGTTGCCGTCACCGCCACCAGCTTCGACGTCTACACCGGCGAAGCCATGGCCATGGGCGAGCGCACTCCGCTCGCGCTGCTGGACGCCCCGGCGTCTGGCCGCATGGCCATCGGCGAAACCCTGACCAACATCGCCGCTTCGCGCATCAACAAGATCTCCGACATCAAGCTGTCGGCGAACTGGATGTCCGCGGCCGGTCACCCGGGCGAAGACGCGCGCCTGTACGACACCGTGAAAGCGGTCGGCATGGAACTGTGCCCGGACCTGGGCATTACCATTCCGGTGGGCAAGGACTCCATGTCCATGGCCACGCGCTGGAACGATAATGGCGAAGACAAGACCGTGACCTCGCCGATGTCCCTGATCGTGACCGGTTTCGCGCCAGTGGCTGACATCCGTCAGACCCTGACCCCGGAACTGCGCATGGACAAGGGCACCACCGACCTGATCCTGATCGACCTGGGCCGTGGCCAGAACCGCATGGGCGCCTCGATCCTGGCCCAGGTTCACGGCAAGCTCGGCTCGCAAGCGCCGGATGTCGATGATGCCGAAGACCTCAAAGCCTTCTTCGCCGTGATCCAGGGCCTGAACGCCGACGGTCACCTGCTGGCGTACCACGACCGTTCCGACGGTGGTCTGCTGACCAGCGTGGTGGAAATGGCCTTCGCCGGCCATTGCGGTCTGAGCCTGAACCTCGACGGTCTGGCAGAAACCTCCGCCGACATCGCTGCAATCCTGTTCAACGAAGAGCTGGGCGCCGTGATCCAGGTTCGCCAGGATGCTACCCCGGACATCCTCGCGCAGTTCAGCGCTGCCGGTTTGGGCGAGTGCGTGTCGGTGATCGGTCAGCCGATGAACAACGGCCAGATCAACATCACCTTCAACGGCGAAACCGTATTCGAAGGCCAGCGTCGTCTGCTGCAACGTCAGTGGGCTGAAACCAGCTACCAGATCCAGCGTCTGCGCGATAATGCCGACTGCGCCGAACAAGAGTTCGACGTGCTGCTGGAAGAAGACAACCCGGGCCTGAGCGTCAAGCTCAGCTACGACGTCAATCAGGACGTCGCCGCGCCATACATCAAGAAAGGCATCCGCCCACAGGTTGCCGTGCTGCGTGAGCAGGGCGTCAACGGTCAGGTGGAAATGGCGGCTGCGTTCGACCGTGCCGGTTTCAACGCGATCGACGTGCACATGAGCGACATTCTGGCCGGCCGCGTCGACCTGAACGAGTTCAAGGGACTGGTCGCTTGCGGCGGTTTCTCCTACGGCGACGTATTGGGTGCCGGTGAAGGCTGGGCCAAGTCCGCGCTGTTCAACAGCCGTGCTCGCGATGCCTTCCAGGGCTTCTTCGAACGCAACGACAGCTTTACCCTCGGCGTGTGCAACGGTTGCCAGATGATGTCCAACCTGCACGAGCTGATCCCGGGCAGCGAGTTCTGGCCGCACTTCGTACGCAACCGCTCCGAGCAGTTCGAAGCGCGCGTGGCGATGGTTCAGGTCCAGGAATCGAATTCGATCTTCCTGCAGGGCATGGCCGGTTCGCGCATGCCGATCGCCATCGCTCACGGTGAAGGTCATGCCGAGTTCGCCAGCGAAGAAGCGTTGCTGGAAGCCGATCTGTCGGGTTGCGTGGCGATGCGTTTCGTCGACAACCACGGCAAGGTCACCGAAAGCTACCCGGCCAACCCGAACGGTTCGCCGCGCGGGATCACCGGGCTGACCAGCCGTGACGGTCGCGTCACGATCATGATGCCGCACCCGGAGCGGGTATTCCGTGCGGTGCAGAACTCGTGGCGCTCGGAAGACTGGAACGAAGACGCACCTTGGATGCGTATGTTCCGTAACGCTCGCGTCTGGGTTAACTAA
- a CDS encoding YqfO family protein — MYKLGFFVPDSHVEVVKDALFAAGGGRIGDYDHCAWQVLGTGQFRPLDGSQPFIGEAGQVEQVEEWKVELVVADELIVAVVAALKLSHPYETPAYEVWRLEDF; from the coding sequence GTGTACAAGCTCGGCTTTTTTGTTCCCGACAGTCATGTTGAGGTGGTCAAGGACGCCCTGTTCGCTGCCGGCGGTGGGCGGATTGGCGACTATGACCACTGTGCGTGGCAGGTGCTTGGGACTGGTCAGTTTCGGCCTTTGGATGGCAGTCAGCCGTTCATTGGCGAAGCTGGGCAGGTCGAGCAGGTCGAGGAATGGAAAGTTGAGCTGGTGGTGGCGGATGAGTTGATCGTGGCCGTGGTGGCTGCGCTGAAACTCAGCCACCCCTATGAGACGCCGGCTTATGAGGTGTGGCGGTTGGAGGATTTCTGA
- a CDS encoding L,D-transpeptidase family protein has translation MRWLLAVFCLSFITVSQASTAETLDGKVVEKVLVLKSAHQLQLINDGKPLKTYRISLGKRPVGPKLMEGDKRTPEGFYWLDWRKTSDRFNLSMHISYPNISDAARSRREGVEPGGMIMIHGTPDTEDNPEDLFHTLDWTDGCIAMRNMDMREVWGLVPDGTMIEIRP, from the coding sequence ATGCGCTGGTTGCTTGCCGTGTTTTGTTTGTCGTTCATCACTGTTTCCCAGGCCTCCACAGCGGAAACCCTGGACGGCAAAGTCGTCGAAAAAGTCCTGGTTCTCAAGTCCGCCCACCAACTGCAATTGATCAACGACGGCAAGCCGCTCAAGACCTATCGCATTTCATTGGGAAAAAGACCCGTTGGTCCGAAACTCATGGAAGGCGATAAACGCACGCCTGAAGGTTTTTACTGGCTGGACTGGCGCAAGACCAGCGACCGTTTCAATCTGTCGATGCACATTTCCTACCCGAACATCAGCGACGCCGCCCGCTCTCGTCGCGAAGGCGTCGAGCCCGGCGGCATGATCATGATCCACGGCACCCCGGACACCGAAGACAACCCCGAAGACCTGTTCCACACCCTGGACTGGACCGACGGCTGCATCGCCATGCGCAACATGGACATGCGCGAGGTCTGGGGCCTGGTGCCGGATGGCACGATGATCGAGATTCGCCCTTAG
- a CDS encoding NUDIX hydrolase has product MKFCSQCGNPVIQRIPEGDSRLRYVCDSCHTIHYQNPNIVAGCVPVWGTKVLLCRRAIEPRLGYWTLPAGFMENGETIEQAAIRETAEEACARVRNLSIYTLIDVPHISQVHVFFRAELVDLDFSAGPESLEVALFEEADIPWSELAFRTVGRTLECYFADRRIETYPVRSESIPPLVQPAIR; this is encoded by the coding sequence ATGAAATTTTGCAGTCAGTGCGGCAACCCGGTGATCCAGCGCATTCCAGAAGGCGATTCGCGCCTGCGATATGTCTGCGACAGCTGTCACACGATTCATTACCAGAACCCCAATATCGTCGCCGGTTGCGTACCGGTCTGGGGCACGAAGGTGTTGTTGTGCCGACGCGCCATCGAGCCACGACTCGGTTACTGGACCCTGCCCGCAGGCTTCATGGAGAACGGCGAAACCATCGAGCAGGCGGCGATTCGCGAGACCGCTGAAGAGGCGTGTGCCCGGGTACGCAACCTGAGCATCTATACCTTGATCGACGTGCCGCACATCAGTCAGGTGCACGTGTTCTTTCGTGCGGAGCTGGTGGATCTGGATTTTTCCGCCGGCCCCGAAAGCCTGGAAGTGGCACTGTTCGAGGAGGCCGACATCCCTTGGTCCGAGCTGGCTTTCCGTACGGTAGGCCGTACCCTAGAATGCTATTTCGCAGACCGACGGATCGAGACCTACCCCGTGCGGTCGGAATCGATCCCGCCGCTCGTTCAACCTGCCATCCGTTAA
- a CDS encoding CoA pyrophosphatase translates to MLDELLHRVSNHIPRTLETDKRFPEAAVLVPITRSDEPELVLTLRASGLSTHGGEVAFPGGRRDPEDPDLVFTALREAEEEIGLPPGLVEVIGPLSPLISLHGINVTPYVGVIPDFVDYQANDAEIAAVFSVPLEFFRKDPREHTHRIDYQGRSWYVPSYRYGEYKIWGLTAIMIVELINLLYDARISLHQPPKRFTDT, encoded by the coding sequence ATGCTGGACGAGCTATTGCATCGAGTAAGCAACCACATCCCACGCACACTGGAAACCGACAAGCGTTTTCCCGAGGCCGCGGTCCTGGTGCCCATCACTCGCAGTGATGAACCGGAACTGGTTCTGACCCTGCGCGCCAGCGGGCTGTCGACCCATGGCGGTGAAGTCGCTTTCCCCGGTGGTCGCCGCGACCCCGAAGACCCTGACCTTGTGTTCACCGCCCTGCGCGAAGCCGAAGAAGAAATCGGCCTGCCACCGGGGCTGGTCGAAGTGATCGGCCCGCTGAGTCCCCTGATCTCCCTGCACGGCATCAACGTCACACCCTATGTCGGGGTGATTCCGGACTTCGTCGACTATCAGGCCAACGACGCCGAGATTGCCGCAGTGTTCAGCGTACCCCTGGAATTCTTCCGCAAGGATCCTCGCGAACATACCCATCGCATCGATTACCAGGGCCGCAGTTGGTACGTGCCGAGTTATCGTTATGGCGAATACAAGATCTGGGGTCTGACCGCGATCATGATCGTCGAGTTGATCAACCTGCTTTATGACGCCAGAATCAGTCTGCACCAACCACCCAAGCGTTTTACCGACACCTGA
- a CDS encoding gamma carbonic anhydrase family protein — protein MKYRLGDARVETHPQSWIAPSAVLVGKVRLEEGANVWFNAVLRGDNELILIGKNSNVQDGTVMHTDMGYPLTIGTGVTIGHNAMLHGCTVGDYSLIGINAVILNGAKIGKNCIIGANSLIGEGKEIPDGSLVMGSPGKVVRELTDAQKKMLEASAAHYVHNAQRYARDLAEQEQ, from the coding sequence ATGAAATATCGCTTGGGCGACGCCCGCGTCGAAACCCATCCACAGAGCTGGATCGCACCCAGCGCCGTGCTGGTCGGCAAGGTCAGGCTGGAAGAGGGCGCCAACGTCTGGTTCAACGCCGTGCTGCGTGGCGACAACGAATTGATCCTGATCGGCAAGAACAGCAACGTCCAGGATGGCACGGTGATGCACACCGACATGGGCTACCCGCTGACCATCGGCACCGGCGTGACCATCGGCCACAACGCCATGCTCCACGGTTGCACGGTCGGTGATTACAGCCTGATCGGGATTAACGCAGTGATTCTCAACGGCGCGAAAATCGGCAAGAACTGCATCATCGGCGCCAACTCGCTGATTGGTGAAGGCAAGGAAATTCCGGACGGCTCGCTGGTCATGGGGTCGCCCGGCAAGGTGGTGCGCGAGTTGACCGACGCACAGAAGAAGATGCTGGAAGCCAGTGCCGCCCACTATGTGCATAACGCCCAGCGTTACGCCCGCGATCTGGCAGAGCAGGAACAATGA
- a CDS encoding DUF1289 domain-containing protein: MNTPERPVRSPCVNICALDDDDICTGCQRTVEEITRWSRMDNEERRRVLGLCHERAKSSGILWMLPAKSDS, from the coding sequence ATGAACACCCCCGAACGCCCGGTCCGCTCGCCTTGTGTGAATATCTGTGCACTGGACGACGATGACATCTGCACTGGCTGTCAGCGCACGGTGGAAGAGATCACGCGCTGGAGCCGGATGGACAACGAGGAGCGGCGCAGGGTGCTGGGGCTGTGCCATGAGCGGGCCAAATCCAGTGGGATCCTCTGGATGCTGCCTGCGAAATCCGATTCCTGA
- the purT gene encoding formate-dependent phosphoribosylglycinamide formyltransferase yields the protein MTRIGTPLSPTATRVLLCGCGELGKEVVIELQRLGVEVIAVDRYANAPAMQVAHRSHVINMLDGAALRAVIEAEQPHFIVPEIEAIATATLVELEAQGFTVIPTARATQLTMNREGIRRLAAEELDLPTSPYHFADTFEDYSKAIEDLGFPCVVKPVMSSSGKGQSLLRSADDVKTAWDYAQEGGRAGKGRVIIEGFIDFDYEITLLTVRHVGGTTFCAPVGHRQEKGDYQESWQPQAMSPVALAQSQHVAKAVTEALGGRGLFGVELFIKGDQVWFSEVSPRPHDTGLVTLISQDLSQFALHARAILGLPIPLIRQFGPSASAVILVEGQSTQTAFANLGAALSEPDTALRLFGKPEVNGQRRMGVALARDESIEAARAKATRASQAVVVEL from the coding sequence ATGACCCGTATCGGAACTCCACTGTCGCCCACCGCGACCCGCGTTTTGTTGTGTGGCTGTGGTGAGCTGGGCAAGGAAGTGGTGATCGAGCTGCAACGCCTGGGCGTAGAAGTGATTGCCGTGGATCGCTACGCCAACGCGCCGGCCATGCAGGTTGCCCATCGCAGCCACGTGATCAACATGCTCGACGGCGCTGCCCTGCGTGCCGTGATCGAGGCCGAGCAGCCGCACTTCATCGTGCCGGAAATCGAAGCCATCGCCACCGCGACCCTGGTCGAGCTTGAAGCGCAAGGTTTCACCGTGATCCCGACGGCGCGTGCCACGCAGCTGACCATGAACCGCGAAGGTATCCGTCGCCTGGCCGCCGAAGAGCTGGACTTGCCGACCTCGCCGTACCACTTTGCCGACACCTTCGAAGATTACAGCAAGGCCATCGAAGACCTGGGTTTCCCCTGTGTGGTCAAGCCGGTGATGAGTTCCTCGGGCAAGGGCCAGAGCCTGTTGCGCAGCGCCGATGACGTGAAAACCGCGTGGGATTACGCGCAAGAAGGCGGCCGCGCCGGTAAAGGTCGGGTGATCATCGAGGGCTTCATCGACTTCGACTACGAAATCACCCTGTTGACCGTGCGTCACGTCGGCGGCACGACGTTCTGCGCACCCGTCGGCCATCGTCAGGAGAAGGGCGACTACCAGGAATCCTGGCAGCCACAGGCCATGAGCCCGGTGGCCCTGGCGCAATCCCAGCACGTGGCCAAGGCGGTCACCGAGGCCTTGGGTGGCCGTGGCCTGTTTGGCGTCGAGCTGTTCATCAAGGGCGATCAGGTGTGGTTCAGCGAAGTGTCGCCACGTCCCCATGACACCGGTCTGGTAACCCTGATTTCCCAGGACCTGTCGCAGTTCGCCCTGCATGCTCGGGCGATCCTGGGCCTGCCGATTCCGTTGATCCGTCAGTTCGGGCCTTCGGCTTCGGCGGTGATCCTGGTGGAAGGGCAATCGACCCAGACCGCTTTCGCCAACCTGGGCGCTGCTTTGAGCGAGCCGGATACGGCGTTGCGCCTGTTTGGCAAGCCTGAGGTCAATGGCCAGCGGCGGATGGGGGTGGCGTTGGCGCGGGATGAGTCGATCGAGGCGGCTCGTGCCAAGGCGACCCGCGCTTCCCAGGCTGTCGTGGTCGAGCTCTAA
- a CDS encoding MFS transporter yields the protein MTTSTTYNDSTPAQPTNSATRVATASFIGTAIEFYDFYVYATAAALVIGPVFFPQTSGTAQMLSAFLTFGIAFLARPLGSALFGHFGDRIGRKSTLVASLLLMGVCTTLIGVLPGYDSIGAWAPILLCVLRFGQGLGLGGEWGGAALLATENAPKGKRAWFGMFPQLGPSIGFLAANGLFLTLAMTLDDEQFRSWGWRIPFLLSAALVMVGLYVRLKLHETPVFANAMARQERVKIPLVELFSQYWAPMLLGAGSMVVCYALFYISTVFSLSYGVSTLGYTRETFLALLCFAVLFMAAATPLSALASDRYGRKPVLIIGGVLAILSGFLMEPLLTQGSTWSVALFLCIELFLMGVTFAPMGALLPELFPTHVRYTGASAAYNLGGIVGASAAPFFAQKLVEMGGLSYVGGYVSGAAVLSLIAVLCLKETRNNDLNRVA from the coding sequence ATGACGACCAGCACGACTTATAACGACAGCACGCCCGCACAACCGACGAACTCCGCCACCCGGGTGGCCACCGCGAGCTTCATCGGTACCGCCATCGAGTTCTACGACTTCTACGTCTATGCCACTGCGGCAGCGCTGGTGATCGGCCCGGTGTTCTTTCCGCAGACCTCCGGCACCGCGCAGATGCTGTCGGCGTTCCTCACCTTCGGCATTGCGTTCCTTGCCCGACCGCTGGGCTCGGCGCTGTTCGGCCACTTCGGAGACCGCATCGGGCGCAAATCGACCCTGGTAGCCTCCCTGCTGCTGATGGGCGTATGCACCACCCTGATCGGCGTGCTGCCGGGTTACGACAGCATCGGGGCCTGGGCGCCGATCCTGCTGTGCGTATTGCGCTTCGGCCAAGGCCTGGGGCTGGGCGGTGAATGGGGCGGCGCAGCGCTGCTGGCGACGGAGAACGCCCCCAAAGGCAAGCGCGCCTGGTTCGGCATGTTCCCGCAGCTGGGCCCTTCGATCGGTTTTCTCGCGGCCAACGGACTGTTCCTGACCCTCGCCATGACCCTGGACGACGAACAGTTCCGCTCGTGGGGCTGGCGGATCCCGTTCCTGCTCAGCGCCGCGCTGGTGATGGTCGGCCTGTACGTGCGCCTCAAGCTCCACGAAACACCGGTGTTCGCCAATGCCATGGCGCGCCAGGAACGGGTGAAGATCCCGTTGGTGGAACTGTTCAGCCAATACTGGGCGCCCATGCTGCTGGGTGCCGGGTCGATGGTGGTTTGTTACGCGCTGTTCTACATCTCGACCGTGTTTTCGTTGAGCTATGGCGTGTCGACACTCGGCTACACCCGCGAAACCTTCCTCGCGCTGTTGTGCTTCGCCGTCCTGTTCATGGCCGCGGCTACGCCGTTGTCGGCCTTGGCCAGTGACCGTTACGGGCGCAAACCGGTGCTGATCATTGGCGGCGTGCTGGCGATTCTGTCCGGATTCCTGATGGAACCGCTGCTGACCCAGGGATCGACGTGGAGCGTGGCGTTGTTCCTGTGCATCGAGCTGTTTCTGATGGGCGTGACCTTCGCGCCAATGGGGGCGCTGCTGCCAGAGCTGTTTCCGACCCACGTGCGCTATACCGGGGCGTCGGCGGCCTACAACCTGGGCGGGATCGTCGGGGCTTCGGCGGCGCCGTTCTTTGCGCAGAAACTGGTGGAGATGGGGGGTTTGAGTTATGTCGGCGGGTATGTGTCGGGGGCGGCGGTGTTGAGTTTGATTGCGGTGCTGTGCCTTAAGGAGACGCGCAACAACGATCTGAACAGGGTTGCCTGA